The Maridesulfovibrio hydrothermalis AM13 = DSM 14728 DNA window TGCCCGGAGGCACTTTTAAGTCTTTAAGATCATGAGCCGAATCGATTTGAATTAATTTCTTATAAGTCGCCCTTGCAAGTTGATTAGGGATAATCTTTGAATAATTACGGTTAAACAGTTTTTCTGTTTCACGATTCTTAAATGACTTAATCATGAGCTAAAGATATAACGCATAAGGTGTCACGTCAAGCGTTACATGAAAGACTTATCTTGAAGATTTTTGATTGGTGTGAAGTCGAGCTTCTAACATGGCGATAATATAATTTTTGTATTCACCGCACAATGGGCGGTGAATACACTGCCCATTCGCTGGCAGGGTACAGAAAAAAACAAAGTGGATTGCAAATATAAGGACTGTGCCAATTTTGCTTGAAAGGCAGGAAGACTTTTCCAATTGGAAAAATCTTCACAGATACAGACTTACTAGGGACTAAGGACTTAAAGGTACATGGACTTCTGGTGCAGCCCCCTCGGAGGAGGCCGCAGTATTGGCTATTGGTCGTTTGTTTTGGTGGATAGTGCTTAAAAAATGAAATATCATTTATGCTGTTTTGATTAAGCGCGATTGTTCTTTTAGAGATA harbors:
- a CDS encoding type II toxin-antitoxin system RelE/ParE family toxin, with the protein product MIKSFKNRETEKLFNRNYSKIIPNQLARATYKKLIQIDSAHDLKDLKVPPGNRLELLKGNRAGQYSIRINNQYRICFIWENNHASQVEVTDYHN